A window of Blautia argi genomic DNA:
CATTATCTCTGTACGCAGCAACCATCCAGGAGCCCTGTGGAACCATAGCAACTTTGCCGGACTGGAAGAGTACATCTTCACCGTTTTCAGACATTACTTCCAGAGGAGGCATTACACCATCTTTAATCCAGCCTTCCAACATTTCCATAGCTTCAATTGTTTTGGGATCGTCCCAACCGGATTTTGTCTTATCATCGTTGATAATGTATCCGCCGTTATCATAAACCATATTGTAATAGCCTGCCTGGTTATTATCATTTCTTAAAACAAGACCATACTGGCTTCCATCTGGTTTTGTCAGCTTTTTAGCTGCTTCTGTTACATCGTCCCATGTCCAGTCTGCTGTAGGATACGCCAGTCCTGCTTCATCAAACATAGCTTTGTTATACCAAAGAGCAATGGTATCAACATCTTTTGGTACTGCAAAGTATTTGTCTTCATATGTATATAAGCCCCAGATATCTTCCGGATAGTTTTCAGGGTCAATCTTATCACTTTCTGCAATTTTGTCTGTCAGGTCCAGAAGCATGTCGTTGGACATATATCTTTCACTTTCATTAGAGTGCATCCAGAATACATCAGGAAGAGAACCGCCCTGTGCACCTGCTTCCAGCATTGTCCAGTATTCTTCCCATTTTACAACGCTGAGTTTTGTCTTGATTCCTGTTTCTTCTGTAAAATCTGCCAGAATTTCTTTAATACCCGGTTCCTGGTTTGCGTCCCAGATAGAAACAGATAATTCCACGTCCTTGGAATCAGAACCTTTGTCTGCATCTTTTCCGGAATCAGAAGAACCACCACAGGCTGTCATGGAAAATACCATTGTACTTGCAAGTGCCAACGCCATTACTTTCTTAAACTTCATG
This region includes:
- a CDS encoding ABC transporter substrate-binding protein, translating into MKFKKVMALALASTMVFSMTACGGSSDSGKDADKGSDSKDVELSVSIWDANQEPGIKEILADFTEETGIKTKLSVVKWEEYWTMLEAGAQGGSLPDVFWMHSNESERYMSNDMLLDLTDKIAESDKIDPENYPEDIWGLYTYEDKYFAVPKDVDTIALWYNKAMFDEAGLAYPTADWTWDDVTEAAKKLTKPDGSQYGLVLRNDNNQAGYYNMVYDNGGYIINDDKTKSGWDDPKTIEAMEMLEGWIKDGVMPPLEVMSENGEDVLFQSGKVAMVPQGSWMVAAYRDNEYTAKNCDLVELPKSATTGRRVSLYNGLGWAAAANGEHTEEAWQLIEYLGSEKAQKKQAELGVTMSAYNGTSDAWAKSADFNLQAYINMMEDMEIRPYSKTTVTWENEDNEILKSVYTGEKSMKDACKEMAAQMNEKLAEEGK